A single region of the Montipora capricornis isolate CH-2021 chromosome 13, ASM3666992v2, whole genome shotgun sequence genome encodes:
- the LOC138030356 gene encoding uncharacterized protein has translation MAEAFKGKHVVIFSGSCLFLSSEKRQQEMNEEIRALSQNGNFELHFTSHQNPTSQMLGAIPEGIAFQLRGKPLRDFIKQRWEAGDVVIICGAVDEDLYVAANTKSFLLAALWVDAKEIVRCYGVPAPTPKKMRAILNIVVNQASWYYLCSFVDPVPTKVVSLCCANTDTGSSVSEDEKKMAEAFEDVLKDGAENPCVNEALLCHLMAAIAHDKDFREVQDWAVAPSSSPKPNEILTELKDRVRYMMNGKKSDAVFKRHTPTQKSRYDKASERQEDDYTQKHFRSICVSDAYNDKLKGRVVCVFDDYLTNGQTFETLGNLLVSCKVKKIIFVSIGKFKRGEFRYTQRNHSIEGNLYSADYKATFVKREGRPFEINDAARRSLADLRELARHLC, from the exons ATGGCTGAAGCATTCAAGGGAAAGCACGTTGTAATCTTTAGTGGGAGTTGCCTGtttttatcaagtgaaaaacGTCAACAGGAAATGAACGAGGAAATTCGTGCACTGTCACAAAACGGCAACTTTGAATTACATTTTACGTCGCATCAGAATCCTACGAGTCAAATGCTTGGAGCAATTCCTGAAGG CATTGCCTTCCAACTCCGAGGTAAACCGCTGAGAGATTTTATCAAGCAAAGATGGGAGGCGGGTGATGTAGTTATTATCTGTGGTGCTGTGGATGAGGATCTATATGTGGCTGCAAATACAAAGTCATTTCTCCTCGCTGCCCTTTGGGTAGATGCTAAAGAGATTGTGCGCTGCTATGGTGTGCCAGCACCAACACCTAAGAAAATGAGAGCAATACTCAACATAGTGGTCAACCAGGCAAGTTGGTATTATTTGTGCTCATTTGTTGATCCAGTACCGACGAAAGTGGTTTCCCTATGTTGTGCAAACACGGATACCGGTAGTTCAGTCagtgaagatgaaaaaaaaatggctgaagcATTTGAGGACGTCTTGAAAGATGGAGCTGAAAATCCCTGTGTCAATGAGGCACTATTGTGTCATCTGATGGCAG CTATCGCACATGACAAAGACTTCCGGGAGGTGCAAGACTGGGCAGTTGCCCCATCTTCTTCCCCGAAGCCTAATGAAATATTGACCGAGTTAAAGGACCGTGTTCGCTATATGATGAATGGTAAGAAAAGTGATGCAGTTTTCAAGAGGCACACGCCAACCCAAAAATCCAGGTATGATAAGGCAAGTGAAAGACAGGAGGATGATTATACCCAGAAACACTTCCGATCTATATGTGTGAGTGATGCTTACAACGATAAGTTGAAAGGTAGagttgtttgtgtttttgacGACTACCTAACAAATGGACAAACATTTGAAACACTCGGGAATCTTTTAGTTTCctgtaaagttaaaaaaataatttttgtttctatAGGGAAATTTAAAAGAGGTGAATTTAGGTATACTCAAAGAAATCATTCTATTGAGGGTAATTTATATAGTGCAGATTACAAAGCAACTTTTGTAAAACGTGAAGGGAGGCCTTTTGAGATAAATGATGCTGCTAGGCGCAGTCTGGCAGATCTTAGGGAACTGGCCCGCCATTTGTGCTGA